A stretch of DNA from Rheinheimera sp. MMS21-TC3:
TATACCAGACACCATTAGTGCCCTCGGAGCGGCGAACTTCAGCGGTAAAACCAGAAAAAGCAATTTTGGCTTTCATTTCTTCAGCCTGATTTTGACTGCGAAATGAGCCACACTGCATTTGATAAGGCCCTGCTGCGGCTTGTTCAGTGACTTCAACTTTCACTTCTTTATTTTCTAATTCTTTAATATATTGATAAGGCTCAGATGTTGGCTTTGCCGGTAAGGGGTCTAGCTTGGGTGTAACAGCAACTTGTTTGGCTGGTTCTGGCACAACTTCAACCGTAGGCTGTTGGTTTAAATACCATAAAAAATAGCCAAACCCAGCAACAATTATAGTGGCCAATATTATAGCTAGCCATGGCAAAGGTGTAGTTGGCTGTTTAGCCTTACCACGCTTTGTTGTAGGCTTGCGTTTATTAGTTTTAGGTTTAGCGCG
This window harbors:
- a CDS encoding SPOR domain-containing protein, with the translated sequence MAHKDYVKTNRAKPKTNKRKPTTKRGKAKQPTTPLPWLAIILATIIVAGFGYFLWYLNQQPTVEVVPEPAKQVAVTPKLDPLPAKPTSEPYQYIKELENKEVKVEVTEQAAAGPYQMQCGSFRSQNQAEEMKAKIAFSGFTAEVRRSEGTNGVWYRVVLGPYESKRQATADRNRLRQQNINTCQIWNWS